The window TTTCAGGAACAGGACTCGATTCCGGATCAAGAAATTGTATCTTATTAAATTTCCGACACATTTCGCCCCTCTTGCTGTGCTTAACTCTCTCCGACGAACatcgtaatattttttttgtgttttctctGAATGCAGAAGCAAATCAGCCACGTCTTTCGACCCTTGATGGTGATGCTCTAGGACCGCTGTTGAAGCTGATTTTCTAAATATTGTGCATGTCAAGTTCCGAGCATGCTTGTCGCCGCCGTAAACTCCAGCTTTTTGCCAAGAAGCATTAATTTGCCGACTAATTTGTCCAGAGTCCATTTGGCCACCATTAAATGATACAAAAAGGTACGGACTTTGTCCAATAACTTGACTTCCTACGCTATCCACGAAAATCTTCATGTAATCGTAAATATGGCGCTGAAGATAAAATTTAGCTGTTCCATAAGCGCTAGCTGGTTTATGTTTCTTTACACGAATCCGGAACATGTCTCCTTCCCAGCAGCCATTGTTAAACTCTTGCAGAGTCAAATTAGAACAAACGCCAGATCTTTGTGTGTTCTGTAAACATATCAtattgttgacccaagttgaccaaacatcctctagtcactatggggcaacattaattgttgacccaagttgaccaaacaccctctagtcactatggggcaacaTTTTGTGTTGACTGTCTAGAAGccttggtcaacttgggtcaacaacaaaagttgccccatagtgactagaaAGGATCTGGTCAACTAGGGTCAGCAATAAAGGTTGCCCTATAGAAAATAACAACCAGAAACATGGTAAAACTTTTTAATAGCAAAAAGTACActtaaaaacatatatacattgCCCTTGGTATTCTTAAATAAACACTGGTCTGATAAAAACTAAATAGAAGATCCAGACAGGATTTGCACCTGTATATTCATGTCTTCAAATTAACAGAATACCAACTGAAAGCTGGATCATAAACACTTTATAAAACTTTGAGCTctttaagaaaacaaaacaccAACACAAGCATATGAAAACTCCTGTGCATGCAAACATGCCCATTTCTGGGAAATGAGATAATAGGTGAGGCATTAATTGCTTTGCTAGTTCTGAAACAAGTTTGTCTAGATGAGTCACTAGATCATTGCACATACTAAGGCCaccctcaaaaatataattggttagAGTCACCCCACCGACTCACTTTGAAAGGCGAAAGTCGAGTCAGGGAGtcagtaaatttgtaaaaaataagccAAACAATCCACGAACAAACTTCAACACAcaacaaaatccaccatttacCTTTTCAGTGGTCCTCCGAATTACAGTCGTTATGTCCGAATGTTATTTCGATAGGGGACTGCGCTGCACTACTCAGTGCTATATTTTTCTGCTTCGCATTTATACGACAATACAAGCGAAAACCATGGGAACAACACTGACTGATAAAAATCAAACTTGAAATGAAggctaaaaatacagctggcgtacatttaaaacgaataacaaaatatggcttcgaaatatagtatttttgtaatttttcaggaaaaatttttacacgaccgaccgactcacttttgtaattagaaatgatgctaaccaaacatattttcgcCGGTGGCCTAATCAACAATTTCTTACAAAACATAAGTAAAAGATGAATAAaagactttaaaaaatattcttttaaccTTATGTTGTCTAAAAGAAAGAATTTAAAGTGAGCTGGCGTTTGATAACTTATGACAGTGAAGTTTTTTTCTATGTGTacatcaaaaacaatttttattgtgtacAAACCagaggggagggggggggggacgCGATACTTTTCAACCAAATACATGTCTGTATTTTTTAGTGTAGCCATTATGAATTGAGGGAAAACACGCTGTTCACGCAGTCACCTTTTTATAAATAGGGGCTGAATTTCTTGTAGAATCTTTGTGTTTTAACTTCAAACCTGTCATATTGTGTAGTTTTAGGTGCGTTTTTGCTAATTTAGTCTTACTTTAATTCAGATATATAATTGTAGTTCTTGAATAATTAAAGCTTCTTCTGTGAGAGTTTGACTGTGAAAGGTCCATGCTTTCCCTCAACTGAAAGTTGTACCATGTGACATTCTGACTGGAAGAATTCAAGATTCATTTTATAACCCTTGTTGTCCATCACTGACTATTGTACTATTGTTTGAAGAACTCATGGCATTTGTAGAAAGTTGTAGCTCACTAGCATCTTTTTCACATGCCAGACACATGTTAGAAGAGCCCAtagttaaaatataaacaaagaaatctaGCAAGCTTAAGTACTCTAGTAAAATAAGTCActagatagctagctacagaCAAATATACAACGTTAACCAATCAGATTGGTGGAACAATCAATCGCTGCTGAAAAAAATGCCTTAAAAATACAGTAGAAATAACAAGACAACACAACCCGCTTTGGTAGAAGCCGAACCGTTTCGACCATTCTTGACTATTCAAAACCTCGGTCAACTTGGAGTAACTGATAACACAGGTCGGATCAGTTCTCAATTTTTCCAAACCTTAGTGTTATAAAAACTTGTTATAAAGCACAAGGTAAATTCAGAACCAATCCGACTTATTTCAATATTAAGAATTACTTAGTATTTTctgcaaatttatttttgacaaatttataTGCTGTCATCAGTGCCATAATTCAGGAACTGAATTACATACGTAAAAACATATATACTTGGTTTTTAGATTAGAAGGTAGCTATCAGAAAACACTAGGGCGCCGGTAAGCGCGAATACGCCGTGAAAAGTGCGGGTGTATTCaagcgagttcggcgttttgaaaaaaattcaagtatttgcccgaaaaaccctgcataggcccgaacaatgcccgaaaaaaaaaaaaaaacaacaataatatatgattcaaaaaaactataaaaattaaaataaacttactatgtggtagcaaagttcttagaagaactgtttttgatggtttttgaaaaagtttattttataatacagttaaggagttaataaagtttatataaactttattaactcctttttcTTCAAGTGCCTTCTTCCCAATCATCGTctgcatggtttgttacaaggaattgcatttcgggaatgttccgggcgagttgaaagtgcgggcggtttcgggggacagccgccaattttatttgaaaagtcgcaCTGAACTCGCCTGTAgctatatatgcgggcgtttacagcttatcggcaccctctttcaGAAAACGTCAGACGTATAGTTCCGGCAATACCTAACATTTATATTTCCCTTTAAGAACACTGCAATGATCAAGAAACAAAACTTGAGAGAAATAACATTTCCAGTGCAATTTTTCtcttatatatagctatatatactaCTACTACTTAATGTTGAAGCCTGCTGTCAGTAATGACACTGACAAATGAGACTGTATTATCtctcagctagctagctagctagctagctataaagacAAAATACTTTAGACCATGAAGAAATATGTGTATTTTCAATACAGCTCATTAGATGAGCCGGCTCTAGCTAGCTTGGTAGCAAAGCTTTCTGTTTTTCGCTGTAAAGTCAAACAACCATAAACCATAGAGAAATATGTGTTAACTTACAACAAAGTTTGTTAGACGTTTAATATAAGAAATAACTTCAATAACTTACTAAAAACAGTATAAACAGTTGGTCAAAAGCTGCTAGCAGAATGAAATAAATATATGTCCCcgcttatgtttttaaaaatttgccaaaCGAGATATCCGCGCATGCGCGTAGGGAGCCCTCGGGTTGCGAAAGTGCCAGGGGACGAAAGTGCCATAGGCGCGGTGGTAAAAGTGCCATAAATAAGGTGGTGAAAGTGCCGTATGAGTTGCGAAAGTGCCATATGAGTGATAAAAGTGCCATACAAGTGGCGAAAGTGCCATAAATAGAGTTGCAAAAGTGCCAATACatatctctctctctctctctctctctctctctctctctctctctctctctctctctctctacaACATTTCACATTGGtcgatcaaattaaaaaaaaattcttaaatataGGTTGAGCAACCACCAATTTGCCACAATGCAGGAAATATTGCCAATGATGCTTCTTTGGCATTGCTCATATCAAATGCATCACTCGAAGGAAAAAAGCCTCACTTATTACAGTCAGTTTCTGTAACTGGCTCAAAAAATGTTGAAGAAGAATTGCGTCACCAAAAAATTGCACTTGATCCACATTGTTTCGATACTGGACAGTATGACGGATATAATAAAATCACTCGATCAAGATCCACTATGGAAGCAACAAAAGATCTATTTAATAAAGTAAAACGTTTAGCTAACCCCAGCAGTTATAACAGCAGCCATCAGCAACTCTATGACAAAAGGTAGGATTGTATGTTGTGTTACCAGAAAGTAAACATCAGGGTAAGAAAACGTCCTCTAATACTGCTTCTTAAAATCTCTATCCTTCGTTGTGTgagatacaatttttttatcaataattaGGTTAGGAGAGTTATAAAACATatcattttttagatttttatttactttttacgaaaaaaaaacattggagGGCAgcattttacaaataaaaaaagcagtaaaaattgaaataacaaaatttgtaaaatgTATTGATGcagcatatttaaaaaagcTATCACATATACCATGTTGTACGttgttttttgagaaaaaaacgtACGCTATGTGTAAAGTTGTCAACCAGTAAACCATAATGTGTAATAATTAAATCATCatcttctttatttttagaattttatttGTCAGTCAACATCAGGTGCCTTATCAGTTGTTTTCTATCATATCTTACAAAAATATGAATTCTGTTTTTAATAAGTAAGTGAATATGTATATACTTTCAACAGACTGTTGAAGGTTTGCTTGTCTACATTAAAAAGCTACATTATCGCATCACAGCACATCAAAAATTcggtttctatttttatttaataataaattaattttgagAGACATTCCTGAATTTGATCTGAACTAATTTCATGGTAAGAAATACAGGAACTTTAACATTGTTGCTTCAAAAAATGTTAGCTAAACATAATGGTTCCAAATTTAATTGTgtataattatattttgatTGTTTTAGTGAAAAGCGACATTCTGCTCTCCATACAAATACTAATACCTCTGGGAATTTCATTGAAGATATTGATATGGGTGATGGGAAAAGGGTATACACATTATTTTGTGTTGATGATAATATTTGTGCAGTACGTTTATAACTTGTTTATAAACTTAAATGGCACTGGGAAATCTTTTCTGTATATTTAGGAAGTTTCGTACAATCATTTACTTTTTCCAGAAAGTTGGAAACACAATTGCAAAGAAGAGGAAGGAGAACAAGGAGCTGGTGTGTTAAGtagttgtttgtttttaaaaactgttaaaaaatagAATTGAACTATTTTTTGCGATTTATTTCTATAGTTTCACAAGATTACCATGTTATGGAATATGACCCACTTGCAGTGGATGATCCACAACTGACATCAGGAAAACATcgcaaagttttaaatttaccaTCATTTACTGTAAGCTGAATTCTAATCAAAAATCTATGTGACCACCAAACTAAGGAAAGTGAATATGGGCCGTCTCTGGAAAAACTTACAGATTTTAAAACAGTTTTCTGAAGTGTTTTAATTTTCAGAAGTACTGTATTTAATTAACCTGAGGATACAATGTGTTACAGAGTCCATAATctgtcttccaacatttaggtctCTATTATCCAGTATGCAAAACCATCAGAAGTTAAGAAAGACATCAATGAAAggtttaaagaaaaatttccaCATGTGACAATCACTTTATCAAAGCTTCGAAGGTAAGCAATGTTCAATTATTGTTAACATGAATTTAGTGGTTACTAGGGAAGTGACaccagaaataatattttttttctttgttttgtttagttTAAAAGACGAGCTGTTAGCAATAAGTCTTAAGGTAACTATCTGTTTTGTATTTCTCATTAATGCAGCATTAATTGGTTTAACATTTCacctgcatttttgtttatatttaaattgCAGATGTCACTGGATGCTGCTGTTGTAACATTTgcatttgtttattttgaaaaagttaTTCTAAAGGTATGTTTATGTAAaggttttatataaaaactttaaatgagGTGTGAGATATAGTGTGCAACTTGTTCTTATTTGTTGaaggattattttctttaatactTGAAATTTAGACTCGCATCACTAAACATAATCGAAAGTACATTGCTGGTATGGAAAtactttttacaattttttaatattattatgtctGTACAATCACAAAGGGTTTAAGATGTACTTCTCATCCTATTGTGACTCAGCTGGTTAAAGATAGCGTGTAATTATATAAGGGCAATGCAAAAAACAacttagttgtttttttttggaggAATGTCCCTCAATGGAAACCACTATTCCCCTCAAGAAAAAGCAGAGTGGTAGACACAGGTAACAAACCACTAGGCAGACTATCTCTATTTATGAGGACAATCACAACTCTGGCTTTTAACCTGAAGGTGGTGATTCACGATCcgattaatcgaattcgatttgtcGAAATTATATTGAGCATTAAAATTAAATCGAAACTTAACAGGTGGCAAGGTGATGATACACGTTCGAATTCGATTTATCGAAATTATATtgaacattattaaaaactggACAGATTTTTGATAATTTCCTTTCGATAAAATGTCTTTAGAGAGTGAAGACAGTGTTGCAATTGCTGCTGTTACAGTTATTATTACAAAAACTAAGAATTCGAGAAAACATTAGAAACGGAGTgtgttatttgttacttttctGTTAATAAGCTTCATTCACTGATAAAAATCTCGTTGATTTctgttttatccttttttgacggcaaaatctttttaaagtttctctactaatgtttattttttatatagaaaCTCGCATTCTTTTTAACGCACATTTGATGTAGagattttaagcattttgattGACTAAAAACCTTTCGATTAATCAAAAAATTTGAACTAGTCcgactttttaaaaatcgaattcAACTAGTCTGAGCATGCCGAAAGCATACCATTTTTGCATGATACACGATCCAATTAATCAAATTCGACTAATCGAATTTGATTAATCGAATCATGTATCAACGCCCTAAGTTGATAGTTAACAAATCAGATGGTTAACAAAATATCTCAAAACTTTGGAGCTGGAAAtttatttccaaaattttgttttctataTATAAATACATTCCATATGTAAAGTTATATTGCATTAACAATGTTTCCTATGTGAACAGCAATTAAATTCTGCTGAACTAAATCGATTTTATTCTTCTCGTACTGTCTCTTGTTTCTTCACAGCATGTTGCCGCTTTTAAATCTTGCTATTGATAGATGCTCACTGCTGCCACAGCATGCTGAGGTCTATATATCATTACATCTTTAATGGTTGTTTTTCTAACTAATAGACACTGTTAGTTGTGGTTTCAAAAAGCTTTCTGTAGTAAATCTTTAGATTAACTGTGATCTCAAAATTATTTGCAGGTAATGTGTTTCAacaagtttttctttttatctctGGACTCGCTGTGACTTAGCATAAATTGAGTTAGAggattttattatgttttttcttattgAAGGTGCTTGTTTACTTTTATCAATCAAATTCATGGATGACATCAAAAGCAGAAATATAAAAACGTGTATTGAGGTATACCATTAAATTATATATTGTATTTTCTATCAATATCTAACtcctaaattaaaattaagtctaagtatttattatatttataggAAATTTGTGACCAATTTCGGTTATGTGGTAAAGACCTTTTATCTTGTGAACTGCAAGTTTTGGTTTTATTGGAGTTTGCGTTGTTGACACCAGAACATGAAGCTCTTCCAATGCTTAAAAGATTGGAGACATCTTTTTCATATTAAGGAGTATAAGTTTCACTAGTGCTCACTTATATTATTTTAAGAATattgtaaataatttatttatgaaagaaTTGTGTATACAAATTGGAGTTTTGTGTAAGGATATGGAGAGGAACCATGCCAAAATATGAAGTGTACAAAAAACTTGTATTGTTCTTCTTGTAAAGGTTGTTTACATGtatcaaaatatttcttttagttgtaaaaacatTGGAAGATGCCAATCCTTAATAAATCGAGATTATTTTTTGTGGCCGTGGTTGTGGTTGTTATGTTTTGTTTCCAGGTGTTTCAAAAAGCTTCGAATGGTGTTATTAGTGTTGGATTTGATCGTAATGTCTATACCTCAAAAAAACCACCTGACCCATACAGTGATTTGGTGATTATATATAATCGTATTCCAAAAACAGGGAGCACTAGTTTTATGAGTGTTTTGTATTCTCTATACGAGAAAAACATGTTTAGTGTAATTTATGTGAATGTTACTTCACGCAATCGTAGGTTTACGTTTAAAGATCAAAATCTATTTGCAAGAAACATTACTACGTGGGTGGAACGAAAACCAGCTATATATCATGGTCATTTTCCATTTCTAAACTTCCAGGTTATGGGTTTCAAACAACCTGTCTATGTTAATATTGTTCGAGAACCTCTTGAAAGGCTTGTGTCTTATTACTATTTTATGAGATATGGAGATACATTTCTTccgaagaaaagaagaaaacatcAAGGTGATAAACGTTCCTTCGATGAATGTGTGAAACAGAAAAGTAACATGTGTGATGCAAGTAAACTATGGCTGCAGATACCTTTTTTCTGCGGCTCTGATCCTGAATGTTGGGTGCATGGTAACAAAAAAGCACTAGAGAGAGCAAAGTTTAATGttgttaattattattttttggttGGTGTTACCGAACATATTGATCAGTTTGTAGAATTTTTGGAAAGTACCATTCCATCAATTTTTAGTGGAGCTATGGAATTGTTTACCAAAGATGGTGGTGTTCATATAAGGAAAACTAAAGTTAAAAAGCCACTTAAAGAAGAAACACTTGAACATTTTCGTAATGATCCAATTTATCAAATGGAATACGAGTTTTACATGTTTGTCAAAGACCGGTTTACAGATATTGCAAGATATTCTAATAATAAAGTTAAAGTTGCATATGGAAAAATAAAACCTGATCCGTAGAAATAAATATCTCATTACAAATTTCATTTGCAGCAGTTGCATATATAAATTGATTTTGAAGAGGTGTTGAATTATATTGAAACAATTAATGGCAATAACATAAATTGTTAAATAGATTAAAAGTATCCatgatcagaaaaatattgaaggggatatttttttattgtgtattGTTGCTTGTGTACCGGTACTTCTCCATCAAAATACATGCTATTTCCTATTATAATAACCATAAGAAAtaccaaaaaaattttgtgaattCTCTTAACACCTTGATACAtatgtatttatatatatatatatgtaatttatatttttaaattataattttatttttgtacagATAAGTTGTAGTAGTAACATTAACTCTACTATGATTTTAATGTGTTGGATTTTATTTGTTTGATCGATTTTTCTGGCTGATTCCAGAGGGTCATAAAAGTGTCCCTCTCAGTGAGTGCCTctctaagtttttatttttatgatctAAAATACGATAAAAAAGAAGTGACTTCAGGCAGTGTTTACACTTTCAAAAATTAACTGAATATGAACTACTTTGAAAATTTGGCGTTTATGTTTTttgaaagaacaaaaataagaaCTTTTGAGTATTAATTTCATACATAGCATGAAGTTTAAGAAAAAGTACATTGTGTAAAATCAATGTTTTCTGGACGGTATATATTCCACCCAGGGCATTAAGGCTAAAGTGTCCCTAGAACAGTTATGGTTTTTATCAGTCATTTACAGTATTGTAAGGTTTTATAGAACATTTTTGAGAAATCTGAAACATTTTTCCGTAAACTATATTTTAGCACATTTcaattattttgatttattatttttaactatcaacaaattgtatattttacatACCCAATAACAATTCCTTCATACGATATGTTTTCTGCTCTTGTTTTGGCTTtggtattgttttttgttttgctttggtTGTTTTTCACATTCTGTAATATTAATATATAACTTAGCAATGGGATATATGAGGAAAATGTTAAGAATTTTAGGTTTAAGTAGTCATATATGGGTGAAGAATTATATCCCTGGTCTGTTTTAAAGCATTAGCATACAGtctttttatcattattatttcacgAACATTATACTTTTCATTTACAAGTTTATCAGAATATCTGTACTAGCTCAAACCAGCTGGAAAAATAAGGGATGTGCCAGAAATTTTGGTTAAAACAAGTGTTGGGAAAATTTGAGTGGATACCCGGTGGTGTTTATATGCTTTTTAAAAAGTGTGTATGACTTTCATCAATTTCACAAGTTATTATCTCGTTTGATACTGTATTTCTAGAGTTGTCACCAACATTTTGGCACAGCACCAATtaaacaacaaaacgtaaaaacaTGACAGAACAGACAGAGAAATCAGCTagatcaaaagttttttttgatgtcAGCGTTGGTGGAGAGCGAAGTAATTATTGCTTCTGTACTTTTAGTGATATTTGAAAGCTGTTCTAAACAGTATCTCTTTTCTACTTGTGTGTACACTTTTAACATGATGATATGATAGCATCAGAAAATAAAGGTTATAACCTTGTACTTTGCAAAGTAAGCCTGTGTGTGTGAGTAAAAGGGAAGTTGGTTCTAGCACATGAACTTTATTATGCAGTATACTCTTGTTAAGTGGAAGTCTCAAGAGACAGAAAATTAAGTCCCGTTTAGAGAATGTCCCGGTTAAAGGAGACTTCATAT is drawn from Hydractinia symbiolongicarpus strain clone_291-10 chromosome 8, HSymV2.1, whole genome shotgun sequence and contains these coding sequences:
- the LOC130655688 gene encoding CDK5 and ABL1 enzyme substrate 1-like; this translates as MPGPLPGFWERGKAKSREGGRWRDIEFRHGMASVREEARRKYKTKRLQEAFIFLNSITFDGSIDLSNLEQSDDQQSVEQPPICHNAGNIANDASLALLISNASLEGKKPHLLQSVSVTGSKNVEEELRHQKIALDPHCFDTGQYDGYNKITRSRSTMEATKDLFNKVKRLANPSSYNSSHQQLYDKRILFVSQHQVPYQLFSIISYKNMNSVFNNEKRHSALHTNTNTSGNFIEDIDMGDGKREVSYNHLLFPESWKHNCKEEEGEQGAVSQDYHVMEYDPLAVDDPQLTSGKHRKVLNLPSFTVSIIQYAKPSEVKKDINERFKEKFPHVTITLSKLRSLKDELLAISLKMSLDAAVVTFAFVYFEKVILKTRITKHNRKYIAGACLLLSIKFMDDIKSRNIKTCIEEICDQFRLCGKDLLSCELQVLVLLEFALLTPEHEALPMLKRLETSFSY
- the LOC130655690 gene encoding heparan sulfate 2-O-sulfotransferase 1-like; this encodes MPILNKSRLFFVAVVVVVMFCFQVFQKASNGVISVGFDRNVYTSKKPPDPYSDLVIIYNRIPKTGSTSFMSVLYSLYEKNMFSVIYVNVTSRNRRFTFKDQNLFARNITTWVERKPAIYHGHFPFLNFQVMGFKQPVYVNIVREPLERLVSYYYFMRYGDTFLPKKRRKHQGDKRSFDECVKQKSNMCDASKLWLQIPFFCGSDPECWVHGNKKALERAKFNVVNYYFLVGVTEHIDQFVEFLESTIPSIFSGAMELFTKDGGVHIRKTKVKKPLKEETLEHFRNDPIYQMEYEFYMFVKDRFTDIARYSNNKVKVAYGKIKPDP